In Mytilus trossulus isolate FHL-02 chromosome 6, PNRI_Mtr1.1.1.hap1, whole genome shotgun sequence, a single window of DNA contains:
- the LOC134722981 gene encoding uncharacterized protein LOC134722981 has protein sequence MSTISNFPVSASPHNSLNSCKGIIRDRSQYLGDLTVEEIGEELSSQGVTNVIRFQIKKNGNIIKLNTYLLTFRTPTPPPSITLGCFGIRVDMFIPNPIRCFTCQKFGHGSKQCRGKQRCFKCSDEGHEGTNCHSESSKCVNCGESHFSSSRDCPVYLKEKNIIKIKTERNISYPEAKQIASVSNDLLVSNRPSYASKVVRSFKTVEIHNWSGESVWDLPNDIDDSSTSKSLPSSASKKVSSSSSTQSTRAPSPLRSQEKKDVQKKPGNTSSQKSSDSRSRGRGRGGVTPAARSPEDRRLSSHNRFSTLIIETEMETESVPPPERSRSQGERNKNAGKLEKKL, from the exons ATGTCTACAATATCAAACTTTCCTGTTTCTGCCTCTCCTCATAACAGTTTGAACAGCTGTAAGGGGATCATTCGAGACAGAAGTCAATACCTTGGTGACCTTACCGTGGAAGAAATCGGTGAGGAACTTTCAAGCCAAGGTGTAACTAATGTTAttagatttcaaattaaaaagaatggaaatataatcaaattaaatacttaTCTTTTGACCTTTAGAACTCCAACTCCTCCTCCATCTATTACTTTAGGTTGCTTCGGAATCAGAGTTGACATGTTTATCCCTAACCCAATTCGATGCTTTACTTGTCAAAAGTTTGGTCATGGGAGCAAACAATGTCGTGGTAAGCAGAGATGCTTCAAGTGTTCTGACGAAGGACACGAGGGAACAAACTGTCACTCTGAATCTTCTAAATGTGTAAACTGTGGTGAATCCCATTTTTCATCGTCTAGGGACTGCCCTGTTTACCTTAAAGAAaagaatattattaaaattaaaacagaaagaaacatTAGTTACCCAGAAGCTAAACAGATAGCTTCTGTTTCGAATGATCTCCTTGTTTCAAACAGACCATCGTACGCCAGCAAAGTTGTCCGCTCATTCA aaacagtagAAATACACAATTGGAGCGGTGAATCTGTCTGGGATCTTCCCAATGACATAGATGATTCTTCCACCTCCAAAAGTCTTCCTTCATCTGCATCCAAGAAGGTATCTTCTTCGTCCAGTACACAGTCTACCAGAGCCCCATCTCCTCTTCGTTCTCAAGAAAAGAAGGATGTCCAAAAGAAGCCAGGAAATACATCCTCTCAGAAGTCTTCTGATTCGAGGTCGCGGGGTAGGGGTCGAGGCGGAGTAACACCAGCTGCGCGTAGTCCTGAGGATCGACGACTCTCCTCGCACAACAGATTTTCAACACTTATCATCGAAACTGAAATGGAAACTGAAAGTGTTCCGCCACCCGAAAGATCACGATCTCAGGGTGAGCGAAATAAGAATGCTGGCAAACtcgaaaaaaaactttaa